A stretch of Lactuca sativa cultivar Salinas chromosome 6, Lsat_Salinas_v11, whole genome shotgun sequence DNA encodes these proteins:
- the LOC111886934 gene encoding autophagy-related protein 8f, translating to MAKSLFKQEHDLDKRRAEAARIREKYPDRIPVIVEKGERSDVPNIDKKKYLVPADLTVGQFVYVIRKRIKLSAEKAIFIFVDNALPPTGAIMSAIYEEKKDDDGFLYVTYSGENTFGDD from the exons ACAAAAGGAGAGCAGAGGCTGCTAGAATTAGAGAGAAATACCCTGACAGGATTCCT gtgATTGTGGAGAAAGGGGAGAGAAGTGATGTTCCTAACATCGATAAGAAAAA GTACCTTGTTCCAGCTGATTTGACTGTTGGTCAATTTGTTTATGTGATACGTAAAAGGATTAAACTGAGTGCTGAGAAGGCCATATTCATCTTTGTTGACAATGCCCTGCCCCCAACAG GGGCAATTATGTCTGCGATATATGAAGAAAAGAAGGACGATGATGGTTTCTTGTATGTTACCTACAGTGGAGAGAACACGTTTGGAGACGATTGA